The Streptococcus marmotae genome contains the following window.
ATCGGATCCGCTCAAGTCAAGACTGGATTTTTAGGAGCAATGTTGCTGGGGGTGTTAACTGGTTACTTTGTAAAATGGTGTAAAACTTGGAAAGTAGCACCGACTATTCGTACCTTGATGCCCATCTTAATCATCCCGATTCTAACAGTCTTTTTATTGGGAATGCTCTACATTTATGTCATTTCTGTTCCGATTGGTGCTGCGATGACATGGCTAGTAGCTACTTTAGGTGAATTGCAAGGTGGTAGTGCCATTGTGCTTGGTCTCATTATCGGAGCAATGACTGCTGTCGATATGGGAGGTCCAATCAATAAGACAGCGACAGCCTTTACACTAGCTCTGATGGCAGAAGGAATCTATGCTCCAAATGGGGCTCACCGGATTGCGGTTGCTATTCCACCGCTTGCAGTTGCTATCTCAACTTTTATTGACCGAAAAAAATATACGAAAGAAGACCGAGATTTGGGAATGTCCGCTTTCTTTATGGGATTGATTGGAATTACAGAAGGAGCTATTCCGTTTGCAGTAAA
Protein-coding sequences here:
- a CDS encoding PTS fructose transporter subunit IIC; its protein translation is MEKTLWKDLQKAFNTGVSYMLPSVVVGGVFIALSLATGKPGEGGMEVSSQFMQDLLDLGVAGFSIMIPLLAGYIAYSIAGKPALAPAMILGYVANNPIGSAQVKTGFLGAMLLGVLTGYFVKWCKTWKVAPTIRTLMPILIIPILTVFLLGMLYIYVISVPIGAAMTWLVATLGELQGGSAIVLGLIIGAMTAVDMGGPINKTATAFTLALMAEGIYAPNGAHRIAVAIPPLAVAISTFIDRKKYTKEDRDLGMSAFFMGLIGITEGAIPFAVKDMKRVLPAIIIGSAVGGALGMINNVEALVPHGGLIILPVVNGKLWYFFAMMIGTLVSVAIIHFTKPNLSDEELK